A window of the Zootoca vivipara chromosome 14, rZooViv1.1, whole genome shotgun sequence genome harbors these coding sequences:
- the ARPC1A gene encoding actin-related protein 2/3 complex subunit 1A, with protein sequence MSLHQFLLEPITCHAWNRDRTQIAISPNNHEVHIYKKSGNQWVKAHELKEHNGHITGIDWAPKSDRIVTCGADRNAYVWSQKDGVWKPTLVILRINRAATFVKWSPLENKFAVGSGARLISVCYFESENDWWVSKHIKKPIRSTVLSLDWHPNNVLLAAGSCDFKCRVFSAYIKEVDEKPASTPWGSKMPFGQLMAEFGGAGSGGWVHSVSFSASGNRLAWVSHDSTVSVADASKNMMISQLKTEFLPLLSVSFVSENSVVAAGHDCCPMLFNCDDRGTLTFVSKLDIPKQSIQRNISAMERFRNMDKRATTEDRNTTLETLHQNSITQVSIYEVDKRDCRKFCTTGIDGAMTIWDFKTLESAIQGLQIM encoded by the exons ATGTCTCTACACCAGTTCTTACTAGAGCCAATAACCTGTCACGCCTGGAACAGGGACCGAACTC AGATTGCCATTAGCCCTAATAATCATGAAGTTCACATCTATAAGAAGAGTGGGAACCAATGGGTGAAAGCTCATGAGCTGAAAGAGCACAATGGACACATCACAG GCATTGACTGGGCTCCCAAGAGCGACCGCATTGTCACTTGTGGTGCTGACCGTAACGCTTACGTCTGGAGTCAGAAGGACGGCGTGTGGAAGCCAACCCTGGTGATTCTGAGGATCAACCGAGCAGCCACCTTTGTGAAGTGGTCTCCTTTGGAGAACAAATTTGCTGTTGGAAGTGGAGCTCGACTCATATCTGTGTGCTACTTTGAGTCTGAAAATGACTG GTGGGTGAGCAAGCACATTAAGAAGCCCATTCGCTCCACTGTCCTTAGCCTAGATTggcaccccaacaatgttttgcTTGCAGCTGGATCCTGTGACTTCAAATGCAG AGTGTTTTCAGCTTATATTAAGGAAGTGGATGAGAAACCGGCCAGCACACCCTGGGGATCCAAAATGCCCTTTGGGCAGCTGATGGCTGAATTTGGTGGCGCAGGAAGTGGTGGTTGGGTCCACAGCGTCAGTTTTTCCGCCAGTGGCAACCGCCTGGCCTGGGTCAGCCATGATAGCACTGTGTCGGTTGCAGATGCCTCCAAAAACATGAT GATCTCGCAGTTGAAAACAGAATTCCTCCCATTGCTGAGTGTGTCATTCGTCTCGGAGAACAGTGTGGTTGCTGCT GGCCATGATTGCTGCCCGATGCTCTTCAACTGTGACGACCGTGGTACCCTCACCTTTGTCTCCAAGCTGGACATTCCCAAGCAGAGCATACAACGCAATATTTCAGCCATGGAACGTTTCCGCAACATGGACAAGAGAGCCACTACGGAGGACCGCAACACTACTCTGGAGACGCTGCATCAGAACAGCATCAC CCAAGTGTCTATTTATGAGGTGGACAAACGAGATTGCCGCAAGTTTTGCACCACTGGTATTGATGGAGCAATGACCATCTGGGACTTCAAG acatTAGAGTCCGCAATCCAGGGGCTGCAGATCATGTAA